AGGGAAAACTGCCTTTGATCCTTGGGCTTGTCCTGGCCCTGGCCGGCGGCGGCGGCGGCTTTTTCGCCGTCCAGTCCGGTATGCTCGACGGGCTTTTGGGCGGCAAGTCGGGTGATTCCCACGCCGCCCCCGACAAGGCGGCCAAGGATGACCACGACGATGGCAAGGGGGTCGGCGATATCGCTTTCGTCGAAATCCCGCCGCTTGTCATCTCGCTGGGCCCGAACAGCACCGCCCGGCATTTGCGCTTCACCGCCAGCCTCGAGGTGCCCAAGTCTTCGACGGGCGAGGTCACGACGCTGATGCCGCGCATCCAGGACGTTCTGAACGGCTATCTGCGCGCGCTGCGCCCCTCCGATATCGAATCCCCGGGCGCCTTGATCGAACTGCGCGCGCAGATGCTGCGCCGCATCCAGATGG
This sequence is a window from Thalassococcus arenae. Protein-coding genes within it:
- a CDS encoding flagellar basal body-associated FliL family protein, translated to MSDTTVADAPPPASKKGKLPLILGLVLALAGGGGGFFAVQSGMLDGLLGGKSGDSHAAPDKAAKDDHDDGKGVGDIAFVEIPPLVISLGPNSTARHLRFTASLEVPKSSTGEVTTLMPRIQDVLNGYLRALRPSDIESPGALIELRAQMLRRIQMVVGSGNVRDLLVIEFMLN